CTGAGTTATAATCGAGTCGAGTTAAACTGAACTTTGAACTGCTCATGTTCGGATTGTAAGAAAATTGACGAGTTCGATTTCAAAATATTATTCGTGAGCTACTTACGAGCTTGTTCACGAGTTTTTCTTACGAGCAGTTTGTTAATTTTGTTCATTTCATTCCGGAActactcattaattatgtttatctgaaatttatttaacacaaaattatatatatttttgaaacctacaaaactaaagtttacacaaaattatgttattttagatttctctctttatagaaatgttattactaaaaaaataatcgAACAAAGCTTCTTACGAGCGTGTCCATGAAAATTATAATAgagttttttcatgaatttatAACTAAATTTGCTTGCGAGCTTTCAGACAAAATTTCACCGTGCTCAAACTTGATTCGATTATAAATGAAGTCAAACATACTCGAGTCGAACCTCGAACTACTCGTAAACGGCTCcactcacttttttttttttttttttttttttaataagctTGTATTAGCATAGATTGAGTGTATCCGTAATGAGGCAATGAACATTGAAGTTAGGTTCGAATTTGCATTTGTTAGGATTGAAAAAGGATTCTTTGAATTTGAAGTGAATATTGGAATTGAGTTTCATAGAGAAAACATTGATTCAGCTTTTAATGATGTTTGCAATTGGCTACAACAGACAACCTCTCCAACAAATGTGCACTCACTACAATGCCAGCTGGTATTTCCACGCGTCATATCCCTATTCGATATCAGCATTGGCTTCGCTTGCGACATCTTCTTTGGATGctgcatcttcatcttcaatttacaacccattcttttattattttctttttttctagcttcagagagagagagagagagtgctcCAGTCTCCAGCTGGATCAGCCCtacataaaataataataataataatccaGTATACTGGTTTGGGTCTAACCTCTACATTAAacgaaaaaaaacataattaatcaGATTCAAGTCTAACACTTAAGTATATAGTACGGCTTTTTAGTGTCCCAAAACGCgtctttttctcttttcattTCCTCTGGTTTTTCTCAATTTCACATACAGCCATGGTGTTACGCTtactctcttctcttctcttcttaaCATTCACAGATCTCTGCTACTCCGTTGACTACTTAAAGCTCCCATTGCTTCACACTACTCCATTCGCTTCCCCATCTGAAGCTCTTGCTTTCGATATTCGCCGTCTCTCTTTTCTCCATCATCAACGCCAAGCCCCACTTTTCAAGTCTCCGGTTATCTCCGGCGCTTACTCTGGCTCCGGTCAGTACTTTGTCTCTCTGCACCTTGGCTCTCCTCCTCAATCACTCCGCTTAGTCGCCGATACCGGCAGCGATCTCGTCTGGGTTAAATGTTCCGCTTGCAATAACTGCTCTGCTCACAACCCAGGATCCGCATTCCTCGCTCGCCATTCCTCCACATTTTCCCCAATTCATTGTTTCGATTCTAAATGTCAACTCGTTCCCCGTCCTCGACCCAATCCCTGTAATCACACTCGCTTGCACAGTCCTTGTCGATATGAGTACTCCTACGCCGATGGTTCTTTGTCCACCGGATTCTTCTCCGTAGAAACCACTGCATTGAATTCAAGCTCCGGTCGATTGAAAAAGCTGAACAATCTAGCTTTCGGGTGCGGGTTCAAGATATCGGGTCCTAGCCTTACGGGTCCGAGTTTCGGCGATGCACATGGGGTAATGGGGTTGGGTCGATCGCCCATTTCGTTTTCTTCTCAGCTAGGCCGTCGTTTTGGAAACAAGTTCTCTTATTGTCTTATGGATTACAATCTCTCGCCGCCGCCAACTAGCTTTCTTATGATCGGCGGCGTTCGAACCGAAGTTTCGAAGAATAGAAGCATCAACTTCACGCCGTTACTAGTGAACCCACTGTCACCTACATTTTACTTCATAAATATCAAAACAGTATCGGTTAACGGTGTGAGGTTAAAAATTAATCCATCCGTTTGGTCAATTGACGATTCGGGTAACGGTGGAACGATCATTGACTCAGGCACGACGTTGAGTTTTGTAGCACAGCCAGCCTACAACGCAATTCTATCGGCGTTTAAACGGAAGGTAAAGCAACCGAGTCCAGCAGAGTTAACTCCGGGTTTTGATCTGTGTATAAACGTATCAGGCATTTCTAGGCCTGTTCTACCGAGATTAAGCTTCAGGCTGGCGGGAGGATCGGTGTTTTCACCTCCGCCGAGGAACTATTTCCTTGAGACGGGTGATGGAGTGAGGTGTTTGGCGATTCAAGCCGGTAACTCGGTTGGTGGGTTCTCCGTGATAGGGAATCTAATGCAACAAGGATATCTGTTGGAGTTCGATAGAGACAGGTCGCGGCTCGGTTTTTCACGTAGCGGCTGTGCTCTACCTCTACCCTGACTGTAAAGCGACGAcgtttttccatttttattttgatttcttttccattttattgggatttttttaattatcaatGATTGctaaaatataaagataattttGGACATTTTGGGAAATCATTGTCCACAAAGAAACTGGGGAGAGCTTTTATttgcattattgttattatcatGACTATTAATCCACTAATATAATATTgacataaatttattttattaacgTACAATAAAAGACATAATTTCTAGCGGAATTTACGCAAATCCAAGAAAATACTCCCTctgtttcatattatttgtcttttaaggttaatgcataaggattaagaaatgcaattaataTTAACTAAAAGTCTTTGTTGTCCTTGCATTAATTGCatgcattaattaatttttatctacttctaaaataaaaaggtaacttaaataggggtatatttggtaaaacatcaattaatgtgcattgattgaatcaaaacgtcaaacattatggaacaaaaaaaattctctagaaCGACAAATATTATGGAACGGAGGGAGTAGTATTTTTGTTTCATTAATGTCAAATACACTAATAATAATTGTAAATACCATAAAATAAAACctaacactttttttttttatagaaaaacaTATCACATCTAAACATTTGTAAAATacttataattttgtttttattaaaaagtcCATTCTCTTTTTCCTCCATTACCATCGATTTCCTTCTATTGAAATCAGGTTCCTCCTAATGAATTGTTTGGAAATTTAAAGGTTTGGATGTGTTGTTGTTAGAGAATGAAATGGATTGGTCACGCTTTTTGGTTGCCGGAAATAATGGAATTGCAGAGACATGGAGTTGGCTGAAGCACAAGTGAGGTGATGAAATGTGGAAATATTATGTCGTTGAAGTTTATTGTTGCGCTCTCTTTTAGTGGAAACAAGTATACTGTTGTTTTGGTCCATCTGATTTTGAAATATTGTTACTGCCATTTGCTATCAAACACTGGTTAGGAGCATAAGGTGGTTTCGCTAGCCATACAAACATAAATTTGTTGTACCGTTTCGTTTCATAGATAAACTCTCAATTACCATCATACTTGTGAATTTAGTTAACTTGACTCGcgtcaattgatttttttttatttttttattaatacagTGTCGAATCCACTTTTACTTTATTATGAAATAAGAAGGGGAAAATAGATATagatttgtcatagttatattAGCTATCAGTAATATGTAGAATTCGTTTGTTTTACCTGCCGTTTGGTAttggaaaattttatttttctaaaaaagcaGAGATTTTTTACATTTGTAGAGGCTACTTTTCAAATGTTAAAGGCAAAtatgttttacctactgtttgctattGGAAAAATCTACTTTTTCAAAAAAGCAGAGATTTCTTACTTTTGTAGAGGCTACTTTTCAAGTGTTAAAGGCAAATAGGATattactaaccaaacacctaaaactttcatttttgaagtaaaaaaccaaacaaaagtatgaaaatgagcaaccaaacactctTGTAGAAGGAACCAGTTGTTCACTTTGAACTTCAAGTCTTATTGAAGGGATTATCCCATAATAATCCAAATATGAAAACGAGTTTAAAACTTACCTCTTGTAGAGAATGAACTTGTTGAGAACATTACATATATGGATCACCACAATCTCATATTACCGGTTATGAATCGCCCATATCGAGATTCATCGGGAGATGAAAATGATAAGTCCACAAAttatgagagagagagagagagagagagagagataaaaGGAAAAATTTGATTTGTCTCTCTTAGATTGAATAAAGAGGTTATGAGATTAGAGTTTAAAGTGACTTAAACTATTTATTTATAACTTAAGGATTAAGAAAAACCCTAACCCTGATTCTtcgagtaaattacatcaatggtacctaAAATATACCTcagttcacactttggtacctgaattacattttgtctcaaaaatataccttaAATTAtggatgaccggacaatttaatatttttaacagGCAATAACAAGTTAATTCTAATTTGACCATatatttaatcattttttttagtgtTTGACTATTTGTTTTACGGTTttcaatttataattgaaaatcTCGAggaaacttgttctttttcccCTTTCACTCACCTTCTCTCTCTACATTTGGTTTCTCTCTCTGTCTTTCTTTGTTTTTCTATCTCAATCAAATATCAGGTTCATCTCTTTCCCTTCCATTTCGCACAAATGTTGAGAATTCAGGCCTTATATTGCCAATTCGCACAAAATTAATTGCCAATGTTAGGAAATAAAGGAGTGATTGTGAAGTTATGATGTTTGAATCTGAGAGAGCATATCTGGGTTTCTTTTAGTTGAGTAATGTACTTGGGTTCCTGCAAACCTCTTCAACCTAATTGTGTTGTCCTCTTTTCATCAACAGAAACCGATTGCATCATTTTCAAAACAGCAACATCATTTACCATGGGGACAACGAATTCAAGTAGAAGTTGATATACGGGAGTTATGGGCACAGGCCCTTCTGcattttcttcctctttttctACCCAGATCTCTCTTTCTCGAGCTCCACTGCCGGCGACAACAACTACCCCTCTTATTCATAAAGAAAAACGCATGAATAAAGAATGTTGATTACCAAATCTCCAAATCTCATCTTCAAATCTCTCTCTTCAAACTTTGTGGCCTATATCATGGAAGAAAATAATAGAGAGAAACAACATTGAATTTTattgttagagagagaaaggaaattagagagaaaaacaaaagaaaaaggaagaagaacaaCTTTTGCTCATACTGGAAATGAGaatggaagagagagagagagagagagaatggaggagggataaaaagaaattaggagagagaaaatagtcaaaattttaattgaaaatgGTCAAAACTAGTGTTGAGCAAGTAATTACCGGCTAAAAGTATTAAATTGTCTGGTTACCATTAGTTAAGGTAtattttttagacaaaatgtaattcaggtaccaaagtgtgaattatggtatATTTCAGGTACctttggtgtaatttactcctgATTCTTCATATGTTTAAATTGATCTGGCCCATTACTATTACGGGCGTAACTATTATTCGGCCCACACCCAACATCTTCCACTCGCATGTAATGGAATAAATTCTAAGTCTCATCTCATTCTCACTCATATTATGCAAATAGTTTGTGAAACCAACATACCATCGAGAACTATAATgttatacactcgttcgagatATATATCACTTGATTTGTACATGGATCGGTCCTTGGTTATGTCTTATCCTAGATTGCATAACACATCCACTATAATAACTTTGATCTCTacagttttctatttttcacaaatatgcATACATGCTTAAGTGTTGGGACAGTGAAACACAGAAATCTATGATGTGAACTCTTGGATATCTTTTCCACATACTCTATTCTTTCCATCATAATATAATTCGCTTATCTGGTTGGGTTCTTTTCTATCGGAATTATCAAATCAACCTAGAGACGATCCTTCCAAAATAACCACGTCAAATTATACTTCCAGACTAAGTTAAGAGTCCTAAGAATAAGTTATGTCGAGAAATGATAGGGACATTTTGTCCTTATCTTTTATAGTCTTTTACAGTGTTTTTaagtatataaattaattttaaggCTTTAATTCACATGCttttaataaatcaacacataaAAAGTGGTTTGCTCACtttcataaaattttaattaatttcaataaaaataaatacaataaaTAAATTTGGGTTTTAATGATTGTACTTTGCAGGCTTGAGAAGTGCTCGAATGAACTCAACACGAGAAGGAACATCAAAGATGAAACCACgaaaaaagaattaaaacaCGTCGTGTGGAGCTCAAACCCAACGTGTGAATAAGCACACACGTCATGTGACTAAgtccacacgacgtgtggatAGTTGATAAATTACGTGGTGGAGACTTTGATAAGCAAAATCTTGTCCCTTGAAGTCAACAAATTCAACCCACTGCGTGATACACTCCACATGACGTGTAAATTAAAGTTTCAAAATGAGAATATCCCTCAAATCCATGGCACGCCGTGTCAAATGAGTCACATAAGTTTTGTATACGCAATGTgtacttgccttcacatgcatgTATACCTAAAACACACATCAGACCATCATTTAGTATCATTATAAAGGAGCTCAAGTCACTCTTTTCTCCCTAGAGGTGAGAGTGCTGACATGTTTCTAGGTTTTAGAACTACATAGAGCTTTGTTCCACTTGCTTTCGGAGGGAAAACCTCGAGAGTAAGAACCTTCGAAGATAGAAGATTATGCTTTATCCAAAAGCACTTCGACTTGAAGTTCTTCACACTTTGAATCTTTTTATCCAGAAAGTTTCAACGATTAGTATTAATAGACCATTAAATCACATCaccaattattttattattaggaTGCTAACAAGCGTGAAAAGTGTCCCAGTCATATTCACGCC
The DNA window shown above is from Euphorbia lathyris chromosome 1, ddEupLath1.1, whole genome shotgun sequence and carries:
- the LOC136234663 gene encoding aspartyl protease family protein 2, giving the protein MVLRLLSSLLFLTFTDLCYSVDYLKLPLLHTTPFASPSEALAFDIRRLSFLHHQRQAPLFKSPVISGAYSGSGQYFVSLHLGSPPQSLRLVADTGSDLVWVKCSACNNCSAHNPGSAFLARHSSTFSPIHCFDSKCQLVPRPRPNPCNHTRLHSPCRYEYSYADGSLSTGFFSVETTALNSSSGRLKKLNNLAFGCGFKISGPSLTGPSFGDAHGVMGLGRSPISFSSQLGRRFGNKFSYCLMDYNLSPPPTSFLMIGGVRTEVSKNRSINFTPLLVNPLSPTFYFINIKTVSVNGVRLKINPSVWSIDDSGNGGTIIDSGTTLSFVAQPAYNAILSAFKRKVKQPSPAELTPGFDLCINVSGISRPVLPRLSFRLAGGSVFSPPPRNYFLETGDGVRCLAIQAGNSVGGFSVIGNLMQQGYLLEFDRDRSRLGFSRSGCALPLP